The following proteins come from a genomic window of Corallococcus sp. NCRR:
- a CDS encoding HNH endonuclease, translated as MTKAVFTTSEGSAYDDQPEVRYHFPRTYLRQVEAAVDELIVYYEPRRASGPTSRNGRQAYFAVAKVHGVEEDRTQPDHFYALIEDFLEFDHPVPFREGDHYYEEALRKADGSTNRGAFQRSVRPIKDSEFELITRLGFRRDYAPWEMPVPGVAEPPPVYPERPLEQLVVSRPFRDDAFRHNVRRAYSQTCAISGLRLINGGGRPEVQAAHIQPVASHGPDSVRNGLALTGTVHWMFDRGLISIDDDHRVLIATRGIPEDLGRLVQPHRQLRLPERPEWRPHPSYLRWHREHVFKG; from the coding sequence ATGACGAAGGCTGTCTTCACCACCTCGGAAGGCTCGGCGTATGACGACCAGCCCGAGGTGCGTTACCACTTCCCGCGCACCTATCTGCGGCAGGTGGAGGCCGCCGTCGATGAGCTGATCGTCTACTACGAGCCCCGCAGGGCCAGTGGACCGACGAGCAGGAACGGGCGGCAGGCGTACTTCGCCGTAGCGAAGGTCCACGGCGTGGAAGAGGACAGGACGCAGCCCGATCACTTCTACGCGCTCATCGAGGACTTCCTCGAGTTCGACCACCCCGTGCCCTTCCGGGAGGGTGACCACTACTACGAGGAGGCCCTGCGCAAGGCGGATGGCAGCACGAACAGGGGCGCCTTCCAACGGTCCGTCCGGCCCATTAAGGACTCGGAGTTCGAGCTCATCACACGTCTGGGTTTCCGCCGGGACTACGCCCCCTGGGAGATGCCCGTCCCTGGTGTCGCGGAACCACCTCCTGTCTACCCGGAGCGTCCGCTGGAGCAACTGGTCGTCTCACGGCCATTCCGGGACGACGCCTTCCGACACAACGTGCGCCGCGCCTACTCCCAGACCTGCGCGATCTCCGGCTTGCGGCTCATCAACGGCGGCGGGCGGCCAGAGGTCCAGGCGGCGCACATCCAGCCCGTGGCGTCCCATGGCCCCGACTCCGTCCGCAACGGACTGGCACTAACGGGCACCGTGCATTGGATGTTCGACCGGGGCCTCATCTCCATCGACGACGACCACCGCGTCCTGATTGCGACCCGTGGCATCCCCGAAGACCTCGGCCGGCTCGTCCAGCCGCACCGCCAGCTGCGGCTGCCGGAGCGCCCGGAATGGCGGCCCCACCCCAGCTATCTG